The proteins below are encoded in one region of Dioscorea cayenensis subsp. rotundata cultivar TDr96_F1 chromosome 18, TDr96_F1_v2_PseudoChromosome.rev07_lg8_w22 25.fasta, whole genome shotgun sequence:
- the LOC120282260 gene encoding elongation factor 1-alpha-like: MGKEKVHISIVVIGHVDSGKSTTTGHLIYKLGGIDKRVIERFEKEAAEMNKRSFKYAWVLDKLKAERERGITIDIALWKFETTKYYCTVIDAPGHRDFIKNMITGTSQADCAVLIIDSTTGGFEAGISKDGQTREHALLAFTLGVKQMICCCNKMDATTPKYSKARYDEIVKEVSSYLKKVGYNPDKIAFVPISGFEGDNMIERSTNLDWYKGPTLLDALDMIQEPKRPSDKPLRLPLQDVYKIGGIGTVPVGRVETGILKPGMVVTFGPTGLTTEVKSVEMHHESLPEALPGDNVGFNVKNVAVKDLKRGFVASNSKDDPAKEAANFTAQVIIMNHPGQIGNGYAPVLDCHTSHIAVKFAEILTKIDRRSGKELEKEPKFLKNGDAGFVKMIPTKPMVVETFSEYPPLGRFAVRDMRQTVAVGVIKNVEKKDPSGAKVTKSAAKKK; this comes from the exons ATGGGAAAGGAGAAGGTTCACATTAGCATTGTGGTTATTGGCCATGTGGACTCTGGGAAGTCTACCACCACTGGTCATCTCATCTATAAGCTTGGTGGTATTGACAAGCGTGTGATTGAGAGGTTCGAGAAGGAAGCCGCTGAGATGAACAAAAGGTCATTCAAGTATGCTTGGGTGCTTGACAAGCTGAAGGCTGAGCGTGAACGTGGTATCACCATTGACATTGCTCTGTGGAAGTTTGAGACCACCAAGTATTACTGCACTGTGATAGATGCTCCTGGGCATCGTGACTTCATTAAGAACATGATTACTGGAACATCTCAGGCTGACTGTGCTGTCCTCATTATTGACTCCACCACTGGTGGTTTTGAAGCTGGTATCTCCAAGGATGGTCAGACTCGGGAGCACGCCCTTCTTGCCTTCACTCTTGGGGTGAAGCAGATGATCTGCTGCTGTAACAAG ATGGATGCCACAACCCCCAAATACTCCAAGGCAAGGTATGATGAAATTGTGAAGGAAGTGTCATCCTATCTCAAGAAGGTTGGCTACAACCCAGACAAGATTGCCTTTGTCCCAATCTCCGGCTTCGAGGGTGACAACATGATCGAGAGATCAACCAACCTTGACTGGTACAAGGGCCCTACTCTCCTAGATGCTCTGGACATGATCCAGGAACCTAAGCGTCCATCAGACAAGCCTCTTCGTCTCCCTCTTCAAGATGTTTACAAGATTGGAGGCATTGGAACTGTCCCAGTTGGTCGTGTGGAGACTGGCATCCTGAAACCTGGAATGGTTGTTACTTTTGGTCCCACTGGTCTCACCACTGAAGTGAAGTCTGTGGAGATGCACCATGAGTCACTTCCAGAGGCTTTGCCCGGTGACAATGTTGGCTTCAACGTCAAGAATGTTGCTGTCAAGGATCTGAAGCGTGGTTTTGTCGCATCCAACTCGAAGGATGACCCTGCCAAGGAAGCTGCCAACTTCACTGCTCAAGTCATCATCATGAACCACCCCGGACAGATCGGCAATGGCTATGCCCCAGTCCTTGATTGCCACACCTCTCACATTGCTGTCAAGTTTGCTGAAATTCTGACCAAGATTGACAGGCGATCTGGTAAGGAGCTGGAGAAGGAGCCGAAATTCCTGAAGAACGGTGATGCTGGTTTTGTGAAGATGATTCCAACCAAGCCAATGGTTGTCGAGACATTCTCCGAGTACCCTCCCCTTGGAAGGTTTGCTGTGAGAGACATGAGGCAGACCGTGGCTGTTGGCGTCATCAAGAACGTCGAGAAGAAGGATCCCTCTGGTGCCAAGGTCACTAAATCTGCAGCCAAGAAGAAGTGA
- the LOC120282497 gene encoding acyl-coenzyme A oxidase, peroxisomal produces the protein MESDRTADETAQRALRRIQRLSLHLSHPSSPSNGLDLLYQSQCSGGRRPPVVNRAELTEFMRGPHREIQERLFEFFNARPELQTPVEISMAEHRELCMRQLTALVREAGVRPLKFVLEDPSLYFSILETAGGIDISLGIKMGVQYSLWGGSVMNLGTEKHKDKYFNKIDSLEYPGCFAMTELHHGSNVQGLQTTATFDPITDEFVINTPNDGAIKWWIGNAAVHGKFATVFARLILPLQGEGGAPADMGVHAFIVPIRDMDTHCTLPGIEIHDCGHKIGLNGVDNGALRFCSVRIPRDNLLNRFGDVSRDGKYTSSLPTINKRFAATLGELVGGRVGLAFSSVSVLKVATTIAVRYSLLRQQFGPPKQPEISILDYQSQQHKLMPMLASAYAFHFATRYLVDRYSEMKKSHDDEVVGDVHALSAGLKAYITSYTAKSLSVCREACGGHGYAAVNRFGILRNDHDIFQTFEGDNTVLLQQVAIDLLKQYKEKFRGGTLTVTWNYLRESMSAYLSQPNPVTVRWEGEDHLRDPNFQLDAFRYRTSRLLQSVAVRLRKHSKTLGGFGAWNRCLNHLLTLAESHIESVILARFIECVKSCPNKNTRDTLKLVCDLYALDRILNDIGTYRNVDYISPNKAKAINKLTEFLSFQVRLIARELVDAFDFPDLITRAPIGMQSEAYAQYTQYVGF, from the exons ATGGAATCCGATCGAACGGCCGATGAGACCGCACAACGCGCCCTCCGTCGGATCCAACGGCTCTCCCTTCATCTCTCCCACCCGTCCTCCCCATCCAACGGCCTCGATCTTCTCTACCAATCTCAGTGCTCCGGCGGCCGTCGGCCGCCGGTGGTGAACAGGGCTGAGCTGACGGAGTTCATGAGAGGCCCGCATCGTGAGATCCAGGAACGGCTTTTCGAGTTCTTCAACGCCCGGCCGGAGCTCCAGACCCCGGTGGAGATCTCCATGGCCGAGCACCGTGAGCTCTGTATGCGGCAGCTCACTGCGCTGGTTCGCGAGGCTGGGGTCAGACCTTTGAAGTTCGTGCTCGAGGATCCCTCTTTGTACTTCTCTATCTTGGAGACCGCTGGTGGGATCGACATCTCGCTCGGGATCAAGATGGGTGTGCAGTATAG CTTGTGGGGAGGCTCAGTAATGAATTTAGGAACAGAAAAGCACAAGGATAAGTACTTCAATAAAATTGACAGTTTGGAATACCCTGGATGCTTTGCCATGACAGAACTTCATCATG GATCCAATGTACAAGGCCTCCAGACGACTGCTACTTTTGATCCTATCACTGATGAGTTTGTGATCAACACACCTAATGATGGGGCAATTAAATGGTGGATTGGTAACGCTGCAGTTCATGGAAAGTTTGCTACAGTTTTTGCAAGGTTGATTCTGCCTTtgcaaggagaaggaggtgctCCTGCTGATATGGGTGTTCATGCGTTCATTGTTCCTATCAGAGATATGGACACCCATTGCACTCTTCCTGGAATCGAGATTCATGATTGTGGACACAAAATTGGTCTGAATGGCGTGGATAATGGGGCACTGAGGTTTTGCTCTGTGAGGATTCCTCGGGATAATCTCCTTAACAGATTCGGTGATGTCTCACGTGATGGTAAATATACTAGTAGTCTTCCAACTATTAATAAGAGGTTTGCTGCTACTTTAGGAGAACTTGTCGGAGGGAGAGTCGGTCTTGCATTCTCCTCTGTAAGTGTTCTCAAAGTTGCTACCACTATTGCTGTGAGATACTCACTCCTTCGGCAGCAATTTGGTCCTCCAAAGCAGCCGGAAATCAGTATATTGGATTACCAATCTCAGCAACACAAACTCATGCCAATGCTTGCTTCAGCATATGCTTTCCACTTTGCAACTCGGTATTTGGTTGATAGGTATTCCGAGATGAAGAAATCACATGATGATGAGGTTGTTGGTGATGTTCATGCTCTATCAGCAGGTCTGAAGGCGTATATTACATCATACACAGCCAAATCTTTGAGTGTATGCAGAGAAGCCTGTGGTGGCCATGGGTATGCAGCTGTGAATAGGTTCGGTATTCTTCGAAATGATCATGATATATTCCAGACATTTGAAGGCGACAACACCGTTCTTCTGCAGCAG GTTGCCATTGATCTATTGAAACAATACAAGGAGAAGTTTCGAGGAGGGACTCTTACTGTGACATGGAACTACTTGAGAGAGTCTATGTCAGCATACTTATCACAGCCTAATCCTGTAACAGTTCGGTGGGAAGGAGAAGACCATTTACGAGATCCCAACTTCCAGCTAGATGCTTTTAGA TACCGAACTTCTCGTTTGCTTCAAAGCGTTGCTGTAAGACTTCGGAAGCACTCCAAGACGCTAGGAGGTTTTGGTGCATGGAACCGATGCCTAAATCATCTTCTGACACTCGCAGAATCACATATTGAGTCAGTGATTCTTGCGAGGTTTATCGAGTGTGTAAAGAG CTGCCCAAACAAGAACACCCGTGATACTCTGAAGCTTGTTTGTGATCTTTATGCATTGGACCGAATCTTGAACGACATAGGGACATATCGCAACGTTGATTATATATCTCCAAATAAAGCTAAA GCAATTAACAAGCTGACAGAATTCCTGAGTTTCCAAGTGAGATTAATTGCTAGAGAACTCGTTGATGCATTTGATTTTCCAGATCTCATCACTCGAGCTCCGATCGGCATGCAGTCTGAAGCATACGCACAGTATACCCAATATGTTGGATTCTAG